The following coding sequences are from one Streptomyces dengpaensis window:
- a CDS encoding long-chain fatty acid--CoA ligase: protein MSPPREDAVLSTMQDVPLTVTRILMHGALVHGSSQITTWTGEGEPHRRSFREAAERANQLAHALRDDLGVTGDERVATLMWNNAEHVEAYYAIPSMGAVLHTLNLRLPAEQLTFIVNHAADRVVVVNGSLLPLLASLLPHLPTVEHVVVSGPGDRSLLDGTSVRVHEYEELLAGKPTTYDWPELDERQAAAMCYTSGTTGDPKGVVYSHRSIYLHSMQVNMAQSMGLTDRDTSLVVVPQFHVNAWGLPHATFMSGINMLMPDRFLQPAPIAEMIESERPTHAAAVPTIWQGLLAELHAKPRDVSSLTQVTIGGSACPPSLMTAFDELGMRVCHAWGMTETSPLGTIARPPAHAVGTDEEVAYRLTQGRFPAGVEARLTGPSGERLPWDGESAGELEVRGPWIAGAYYGGQGAEPLRPADKFSEDGWLKTGDVGTISPDGFLTLTDRAKDVIKSGGEWISSVDLENALMSHPDVAEAAVVAVPDDKWGERPLATVVLKQGATADFATLRTFLAEEGRIAKWQLPERWTIIESVPKTSVGKFDKKVLRRQYAEGALDVTTL from the coding sequence ATGTCGCCGCCCCGGGAGGACGCCGTGCTGAGCACGATGCAGGACGTACCGCTGACTGTGACCCGCATTCTCATGCACGGGGCGCTCGTGCATGGCTCGTCGCAGATCACGACCTGGACCGGGGAAGGCGAGCCGCACCGGCGCAGTTTCCGCGAGGCCGCGGAGCGCGCGAACCAGCTCGCCCACGCGCTGCGTGACGATCTGGGGGTGACGGGCGACGAGCGGGTCGCGACGCTGATGTGGAACAACGCCGAGCATGTCGAGGCGTACTACGCGATCCCCTCCATGGGCGCGGTCCTGCACACGCTCAACCTTCGTCTGCCCGCAGAGCAGTTGACCTTCATCGTCAACCATGCCGCCGATCGTGTGGTCGTCGTCAACGGTTCGCTGCTTCCGCTGCTGGCGTCGCTCCTGCCCCATCTGCCGACCGTCGAGCATGTGGTCGTGTCGGGGCCCGGTGACCGTTCGCTGCTCGACGGCACGTCCGTGCGGGTGCACGAGTACGAGGAGCTGCTCGCCGGGAAGCCGACGACGTACGACTGGCCGGAGCTCGACGAGCGGCAGGCCGCGGCCATGTGCTACACCTCCGGGACCACGGGCGACCCCAAGGGCGTGGTCTACTCGCACCGTTCGATCTACCTGCACTCCATGCAGGTCAACATGGCTCAGTCCATGGGGCTCACCGACCGCGACACGTCCCTCGTCGTGGTGCCGCAGTTCCACGTCAACGCCTGGGGCCTGCCGCACGCGACCTTCATGTCCGGTATCAACATGCTGATGCCGGACCGTTTTCTGCAGCCCGCGCCGATCGCCGAGATGATCGAGAGCGAGCGGCCCACGCACGCCGCCGCGGTCCCCACCATCTGGCAGGGCCTGCTCGCCGAGCTGCACGCCAAGCCCCGTGACGTCTCCTCCCTCACCCAGGTCACCATCGGCGGCTCGGCCTGCCCGCCCTCACTCATGACGGCCTTCGACGAGCTGGGCATGCGGGTCTGCCACGCCTGGGGCATGACCGAGACCTCACCGCTCGGCACCATCGCCCGGCCGCCGGCCCACGCGGTGGGCACGGACGAGGAGGTCGCCTACCGGCTCACCCAGGGCCGCTTCCCCGCCGGCGTCGAGGCCCGCCTCACCGGCCCCAGCGGCGAACGCCTCCCCTGGGACGGCGAGTCCGCGGGCGAGCTGGAGGTCCGCGGCCCCTGGATCGCCGGCGCCTACTACGGCGGCCAGGGCGCCGAACCACTGCGCCCCGCCGACAAGTTCAGTGAGGACGGCTGGCTCAAGACCGGTGACGTCGGCACCATCAGCCCCGACGGCTTCCTCACCCTCACCGACCGCGCCAAGGACGTCATCAAGTCGGGCGGCGAATGGATCTCCTCCGTCGACCTGGAGAACGCCCTCATGTCCCACCCCGACGTCGCCGAGGCCGCCGTAGTCGCCGTCCCCGACGACAAGTGGGGCGAACGCCCCCTGGCCACCGTCGTCCTCAAACAGGGCGCCACGGCCGACTTCGCCACCCTGCGCACCTTCCTCGCCGAAGAAGGCCGGATCGCCAAGTGGCAGCTCCCCGAGCGCTGGACGATCATCGAGTCGGTCCCCAAGACGAGCGTCGGCAAGTTCGACAAGAAGGTACTCCGCAGGCAGTACGCCGAAGGCGCACTGGACGTCACCACGCTCTGA
- a CDS encoding bifunctional MaoC family dehydratase N-terminal/OB-fold nucleic acid binding domain-containing protein has translation MGKDPVNEPMIRHWCEAMGDTNPAYEGPDAVAPPTMLQVWAMGGLSGHAGRSGAYDELLGLLDDAGYTSVVATDSEQEYVRPLRPGDEITFDTVIESVSERKTTKLGTGHFVTTRMDVRAGGELAGTHRFRILKYAPAHRKPKARRPRPVVNRDNAGFWEGVERHRLLIQRCTGCRALRFPWLPGCNACGSPEWDTIEASGVGAVFSYVVMHHPPFPAFDPPYAVGLIELAEGVRIVSNVVGVPYDKVRIGMPVRLEFRRYDDELELLVFRADDTRAIGAVSAVSGSGAADGGAEGGEGGHG, from the coding sequence GTGGGCAAGGACCCGGTCAACGAGCCCATGATCCGGCACTGGTGCGAGGCGATGGGCGACACCAATCCGGCGTACGAGGGTCCGGACGCCGTGGCGCCACCCACCATGCTCCAGGTGTGGGCGATGGGAGGCCTCTCCGGACACGCGGGGCGCTCGGGCGCATACGACGAGCTGCTCGGGCTGCTCGACGACGCCGGGTACACCTCGGTGGTCGCCACCGACAGCGAGCAGGAGTACGTGCGGCCACTGCGCCCAGGGGACGAGATCACCTTCGACACGGTGATCGAGTCGGTCTCCGAGCGCAAGACGACCAAGCTGGGCACGGGGCACTTCGTCACGACGCGGATGGACGTACGGGCGGGAGGCGAGCTCGCGGGGACGCACCGCTTCCGGATCCTCAAGTACGCGCCCGCACACCGGAAACCGAAGGCCAGACGCCCACGCCCGGTGGTCAACCGGGACAACGCAGGATTCTGGGAGGGCGTCGAGCGGCACCGGCTGCTGATCCAGCGGTGCACAGGCTGCCGGGCGCTGAGATTCCCCTGGCTGCCGGGGTGCAACGCGTGCGGCAGTCCGGAGTGGGACACGATCGAGGCGAGCGGCGTGGGCGCCGTCTTCTCGTACGTGGTCATGCACCACCCACCCTTCCCTGCCTTCGACCCTCCCTACGCGGTCGGGCTGATCGAACTCGCCGAGGGCGTACGGATCGTGAGCAATGTGGTCGGGGTGCCGTACGACAAGGTGCGGATCGGGATGCCGGTACGGCTCGAATTCCGGCGGTACGACGATGAGTTGGAACTGCTGGTGTTCCGAGCCGACGACACCCGTGCCATCGGTGCGGTCTCCGCGGTCAGCGGGTCTGGTGCTGCCGACGGTGGCGCGGAGGGTGGTGAGGGCGGACATGGGTGA
- a CDS encoding bifunctional DNA primase/polymerase codes for MATIDRQATTLALAHALSAAERGLAVIPLSRTKLPALRSPHRNDPDPLPCHGECGHFGHGVYDASTDPRRIRELFAAAPWATGYGIACGLHPHHLIGIDLDTKSGTDSSAALREMALRHLFTIPETVVVLTPSGGRHLWLSGPPDVVVPNSASRLAPGIDIRGAGGYLVGPGSRTDHGVYGTAPGTAHLAPAPCPRELLRLLTPPPRTHHRTPPTPTTTGQHGQGLVQFVLAAHEGQRNTRLFWAACRAYENGIGPQLTDPLAEAAVRTGLTEREARSTIASAARMTGQRPGAARH; via the coding sequence ATGGCCACCATCGACCGGCAGGCCACGACGCTGGCCCTGGCCCACGCCCTGTCCGCAGCCGAGCGCGGACTGGCGGTGATCCCGCTGTCCCGAACGAAGCTCCCGGCCCTGCGCTCCCCCCACCGGAACGACCCCGATCCCCTCCCCTGCCACGGCGAATGCGGCCACTTCGGACACGGCGTGTACGACGCCTCGACCGACCCCCGGCGCATCCGCGAACTCTTCGCCGCCGCCCCCTGGGCCACCGGCTACGGCATCGCCTGCGGACTGCACCCCCACCACCTCATCGGCATCGACCTCGACACCAAATCCGGTACGGACTCCTCGGCGGCCCTCCGCGAAATGGCGCTGCGCCACCTCTTCACGATCCCGGAGACGGTGGTCGTCCTCACCCCCAGCGGCGGCCGTCACCTCTGGCTGAGCGGACCGCCGGACGTGGTCGTCCCCAACTCGGCGAGCCGCCTGGCCCCCGGCATCGACATCCGCGGCGCCGGCGGCTACCTCGTCGGCCCCGGCTCACGCACCGATCACGGCGTGTACGGCACCGCTCCGGGCACCGCCCATCTGGCGCCCGCGCCCTGCCCGCGCGAACTGCTGCGTTTGCTCACGCCCCCGCCCCGTACGCACCACCGCACGCCCCCCACACCCACGACGACCGGCCAACACGGCCAGGGCCTGGTCCAGTTCGTGCTGGCCGCCCATGAGGGACAGCGCAACACCCGCCTGTTCTGGGCCGCCTGCCGCGCCTACGAGAACGGCATCGGCCCCCAACTGACCGACCCTCTCGCCGAAGCCGCGGTCCGCACGGGCCTCACCGAACGGGAGGCCCGCTCGACGATCGCGTCGGCGGCGCGCATGACAGGCCAACGGCCGGGGGCCGCGCGGCACTGA
- a CDS encoding SigE family RNA polymerase sigma factor: MTTPVCTSASNAATRTLPYAAYPSFASYVKARQPVLLRTARSLTANPSDAEDLLQTALTKTYVVWDRIEDHRALDGYVRRALLNTRTSQWRKRKVDEFACEELPEPEGLPVSDPAEQQALHDAMWRAIAKLPTRQRAMVVLRYYEDLSEAQTAEVLGVSVGTVKSAVSRALGKLREDPELSLVR, from the coding sequence ATGACCACACCCGTCTGCACCAGCGCTTCGAACGCCGCGACGCGGACCCTTCCGTACGCGGCCTACCCCTCGTTCGCGTCTTACGTGAAGGCCCGCCAGCCGGTGCTGTTGCGTACCGCCCGGTCGCTCACAGCGAACCCGAGCGATGCGGAGGACCTGCTGCAGACCGCGCTGACGAAGACGTATGTCGTCTGGGACCGCATCGAGGACCACCGGGCACTGGACGGCTATGTGCGGCGTGCGTTGCTGAACACGCGGACGTCGCAGTGGCGCAAGCGCAAGGTCGACGAGTTCGCGTGCGAGGAGTTGCCGGAGCCGGAGGGGCTGCCCGTATCGGACCCCGCCGAGCAGCAGGCGTTGCACGACGCGATGTGGCGGGCTATCGCGAAGTTGCCGACGCGTCAGCGGGCCATGGTCGTCCTGCGGTACTACGAGGACCTGAGTGAGGCGCAGACGGCAGAGGTGCTCGGGGTCTCCGTCGGGACGGTCAAGTCGGCGGTGTCGCGTGCGCTGGGCAAGCTGCGTGAGGACCCTGAGCTGAGCCTTGTGAGGTAA
- a CDS encoding TetR family transcriptional regulator translates to MTARVRDPEATKARIFAAAVAEFARYGIAGARIDRIATEAKANKQLIYAYFGNKADLFAHVLGKRMLDLAIAVPVDGDDVEGWMDRLMDYHAAHPELLRLLFWEGIEYGTAELPDEAGRQEHYTRKIAALADAQARGVISDEIPPNDLLFLLVALAGWSTAVPQMRRILIGGGDTDGERVRASIRAAARRLTAR, encoded by the coding sequence ATGACAGCGAGAGTCAGGGACCCCGAGGCCACCAAGGCCCGGATCTTCGCGGCGGCGGTCGCCGAGTTCGCCCGGTACGGCATCGCGGGCGCCCGTATCGACCGCATCGCGACCGAGGCCAAGGCGAACAAGCAGTTGATCTACGCCTACTTCGGCAACAAGGCGGACCTGTTCGCGCACGTCCTCGGGAAGCGCATGCTCGACCTCGCCATCGCGGTCCCGGTCGACGGCGACGACGTCGAGGGCTGGATGGACCGGCTGATGGACTACCACGCCGCCCACCCCGAACTGCTGCGCCTCCTCTTCTGGGAGGGCATCGAGTACGGCACGGCCGAGCTCCCCGACGAGGCCGGGCGCCAGGAGCACTACACCCGCAAGATCGCCGCCCTCGCCGACGCACAGGCCCGCGGCGTGATCAGCGACGAGATCCCGCCCAACGACCTGCTGTTCCTGCTGGTCGCCCTCGCCGGCTGGTCCACGGCCGTGCCGCAGATGCGCCGCATCCTGATCGGCGGCGGGGACACGGACGGGGAGCGCGTACGGGCGTCGATCCGGGCGGCGGCACGGCGCCTCACCGCCCGGTGA
- a CDS encoding MaoC/PaaZ C-terminal domain-containing protein, which translates to MEIEITRTLIVAGAIASRDYQDVHHDAELARAKGSPDIFMNILTTNGLVGRYVTDHFGPAAVLRKVAIRLGAPNYPGDTMVLTGTVEEVDGDTATVKIVGANGVGKHVTGTVTVTVPSTVPAGAHVSSSADAGAHVSAPASSSAGTPTSAPTPATSLPAGGAS; encoded by the coding sequence TTGGAGATCGAGATCACGCGCACGCTGATCGTCGCCGGCGCCATCGCGTCGCGCGACTACCAGGACGTGCACCACGATGCCGAGCTGGCGAGAGCGAAGGGCTCGCCGGACATCTTCATGAACATCCTGACGACCAACGGGCTGGTCGGGCGGTACGTCACCGATCACTTCGGCCCGGCCGCCGTCCTGCGCAAGGTGGCCATACGGCTCGGCGCGCCCAACTACCCGGGCGACACGATGGTGTTGACCGGCACGGTCGAGGAGGTCGACGGCGACACGGCCACGGTGAAGATCGTCGGGGCCAACGGCGTCGGCAAGCACGTCACCGGCACGGTGACCGTGACAGTCCCGAGCACCGTCCCTGCCGGCGCCCACGTCAGCTCCAGTGCCGACGCCGGCGCCCACGTCAGCGCACCCGCCAGTTCCAGTGCCGGCACCCCCACCTCCGCTCCCACCCCCGCTACCTCCCTCCCCGCAGGAGGCGCCTCGTGA
- a CDS encoding lipid-transfer protein — MSVRTKDGLGGKAAVVGIGATEFSKDSGRSELRLAVEAVRAALDDAGLTPGDVDGMVTFTMDTSPEITVAQAAGMGELSFFSRIHYGGGAACATVQQAALAVATGVADVVVCYRAFNERSGSRFGSGVQQREPSAEGAALGWSLPFGLLTPASWVAMAAQRYLHTYGLTPEAFGHVAVVDRKYAATNPAAYFHGRPITLAEHAASRWIVEPLRLLDCCQETDGGQALVVTSVERARDLPHPPAVITAAAQGAGRAQEQMTSFYRDDLTGLPEMGVVARQLWRTAGLTPADIDVGILYDHFTPFVLMQLEEFGFCKPGEAADFVAEERLPLNTHGGQLGEAYLHGMNGLAEAVRQLRGTSVNQIPGAGRVLVTAGTGVPTSGVILGADR; from the coding sequence GTGAGCGTACGGACGAAGGACGGCCTCGGTGGTAAGGCGGCAGTGGTGGGGATCGGGGCCACTGAGTTCTCCAAGGACTCGGGGCGCAGCGAGCTGCGGCTGGCGGTGGAGGCGGTGCGGGCAGCGCTCGACGACGCCGGGCTGACGCCGGGAGACGTGGACGGGATGGTCACGTTCACGATGGACACCAGCCCGGAGATCACCGTCGCTCAGGCGGCCGGAATGGGTGAGCTGTCCTTCTTCTCGCGGATCCACTACGGGGGCGGGGCGGCCTGCGCGACCGTCCAGCAGGCGGCGCTCGCGGTGGCGACCGGGGTGGCCGACGTGGTGGTCTGCTACCGGGCGTTCAACGAGCGGTCGGGCAGCAGATTCGGCTCGGGGGTACAGCAGCGGGAGCCGTCGGCGGAGGGGGCGGCGCTGGGCTGGTCCCTGCCGTTCGGGCTCCTCACGCCCGCCTCCTGGGTGGCGATGGCGGCCCAGCGCTATCTGCACACGTACGGACTGACACCCGAGGCGTTCGGCCATGTCGCGGTGGTGGACCGGAAGTACGCGGCGACGAACCCGGCGGCGTACTTCCACGGCAGACCGATCACCCTCGCCGAGCACGCGGCCTCGCGGTGGATCGTCGAGCCGCTGCGGTTGCTGGACTGCTGTCAGGAGACGGACGGCGGCCAGGCACTGGTGGTCACCTCGGTGGAGCGGGCCCGCGATCTGCCGCATCCCCCCGCGGTGATCACGGCGGCGGCCCAGGGTGCGGGCCGGGCGCAGGAGCAGATGACCAGTTTCTACCGGGACGATCTGACGGGGCTGCCGGAAATGGGCGTGGTGGCCCGTCAGTTGTGGCGGACGGCCGGGCTGACTCCGGCGGACATCGACGTGGGGATTCTGTACGACCACTTCACGCCGTTCGTGCTGATGCAGTTGGAGGAGTTCGGGTTCTGCAAGCCGGGGGAGGCCGCGGACTTCGTCGCAGAGGAGCGGCTGCCGTTGAACACACATGGAGGACAGCTCGGGGAGGCGTATCTGCACGGGATGAACGGATTGGCGGAAGCGGTACGACAGCTGAGGGGCACGTCTGTGAACCAGATACCGGGGGCCGGCCGCGTCCTGGTCACCGCGGGCACGGGGGTTCCCACCTCGGGGGTCATTCTCGGAGCGGACCGGTGA